One Huiozyma naganishii CBS 8797 chromosome 5, complete genome DNA segment encodes these proteins:
- the PRE1 gene encoding proteasome core particle subunit beta 4 (similar to Saccharomyces cerevisiae PRE1 (YER012W); ancestral locus Anc_7.162), producing the protein MDIQLGIRVRDGVLLATSNAVTRGISVLKDDDDKTRRLAKGVVMSYSGEAGDTVQFAEYVQANVQLYAMREGADLSPSAIAHFVRLELAKSLRSRKPYQVNVLLGGASAQGSGTTASTPHLYQIDYLGTLVELPYAAHGYAAFYTFSLLDRHYREGMTREEGWELLQLCVDELKRRIPMDFKGITVKTVSADGVVSAQMQ; encoded by the coding sequence ATGGATATTCAGCTGGGAATCAGGGTGCGCGACGGGGTGCTTCTGGCGACGTCGAACGCGGTGACGCGCGGGATCTCCGTGCTgaaggacgacgacgacaagaCAAGGCGGCTGGCCAAAGGTGTCGTGATGAGTTACTCCGGAGAGGCGGGGGACACCGTGCAGTTTGCAGAGTATGTGCAAGCAAACGTTCAATTGTACGCGATGCGCGAGGGGGCGGACTTGTCCCCCTCCGCGATCGCACACTTCGTCCGCCTCGAGCTCGCCAAGTCGCTCCGCTCGAGGAAACCGTACCAGGTGAACGTCCTATTGGGGGGTGCCAGTGCCCAGGGAAGTGGTACCACGGCAAGCACACCACACCTGTACCAGATTGATTACTTGGGGACGCTCGTGGAACTGCCCTACGCGGCACACGGGTACGCTGCCTTCTACACGTTCTCGCTGCTGGACAGACACTACCGCGAGGGCATGACCCGCGAAGAGGGCTGGGAACTGCTCCAGCTGTGTGTCGACGAACTCAAGAGACGTATACCCATGGACTTCAAGGGCATCACCGTCAAAACCGTCTCTGCGGACGGCGTCGTCTCCGCGCAGATGCAGTGA
- the EGH1 gene encoding hydrolase (similar to Saccharomyces cerevisiae YIR007W; ancestral locus Anc_7.172) — MMDRISISKRGEFCDAKGRVFALRGVNLDPSVKFPASPYLTTHAPIGRTEDSPFYTEADKVSFIGHPLPLDEVEVHVNRIKSLGFNAVRVLFTWEALEHEGPGVYDYEYMDYMVALLKKIHAVGGVYVYLDPHQDVWSRFCGGSGAPLWTLLCCGFDPTKFKATEAALLHNDYIDPKSGKENGPYMKMLWATNYFRLASQTMFTLFFAGELFAPKCVVNGVNIQEYLQGKFCDAVMTLYARVRERAPELFTENCVIGLESINEPNFGYIGQTSLGSIPKERKLKLGSTPTPFASFKLGEGIGTTVQCFELSTFGPSKTQSQEIKPSGVSCWLTAEERDIVDKKYGWEHGDEWTAGQCIWRLHGVWSRKGPQGSCTLLKPNYFSELPGNGSHGTAKVDKGYFINRIFMDHYKRFHSAFRAVDKDSLIFLQPPVLEEPPLAKGSSVIDDRTVYALHFYDGFSLMFKTWNQLYNVDTVGIVRGKYSLPVTSLVFGEENIRKSIRNQLQTMRDEVAANVGANVGVLFSEIGMPFDMNAKKSYRAGGNYSAQTRALDAIMYALEGTNLSFSLWCYCHRNNHEWGDEWNNEDFSIWSPDDVSREDTGPKVEYRGESKFIRVIEDAEPDVESDAPLLRSYCPVTALDHAGIRAVGALLRPFPLRVQGSLEYAEFKWVGSLPQYGLRVHGAGGRDNHTSYIFLPQYHFPLGGVSIRASSGRFEYYRERQVLKWCDHGSGSQYLEVVCRTGGSDARDAAGCQVM, encoded by the coding sequence ATGATGGACAGAATCAGTATATCGAAGAGAGGTGAATTCTGCGATGCGAAGGGTCGAGTGTTTGCATTGAGAGGTGTGAATCTGGACCCGAGCGTGAAGTTCCCTGCGAGCCCATATTTGACCACACACGCTCCAATTGGTCGCACTGAGGACTCCCCATTTTATACAGAGGCGGACAAAGTGAGCTTTATTGGGCATCCATTGCCCCTGGACGAAGTAGAGGTCCACGTCAACCGGATCAAGTCCCTCGGGTTCAATGCTGTGCGAGTGCTCTTTACGTGGGAGGCGCTTGAACATGAGGGTCCCGGTGTCTACGACTACGAGTACATGGACTACATGGTCGCGCTGCTGAAGAAAATCCACGCCGTGGGCGGAGTGTACGTGTACTTGGACCCGCACCAAGACGTGTGGTCGAGGTTTTGTGGCGGGTCAGGGGCTCCATTATGGACTTTACTGTGCTGTGGGTTTGATCCTACAAAGTTTAAGGCCACTGAGGCGGCACTCCTGCACAATGACTACATCGATCCAAAGAGTGGCAAGGAAAACGGTCCCTACATGAAAATGCTGTGGGCTACAAACTACTTCCGGCTAGCCTCTCAGACAATGTTTACGCTGTTCTTTGCCGGTGAACTGTTTGCCCCAAAATGTGTCGTCAATGGGGTCAACATTCAAGAGTACCTCCAGGGTAAGTTTTGCGATGCTGTGATGACACTGTACGCTCGGGTCCGCGAGAGGGCACCCGAATTGTTCACCGAGAACTGTGTCATCGGACTAGAGAGCATCAATGAGCCGAACTTTGGGTACATTGGACAGACCTCCCTGGGGTCCATACCGAAGGAACGGAAGTTGAAACTTGGGTCCACGCCAACGCCCTTTGCGAGTTTCAAACTAGGCGAGGGTATCGGCACCACGGTACAGTGTTTCGAGTTGTCGACGTTTGGACCCAGCAAGACTCAGTCGCAGGAGATTAAACCTAGTGGCGTTAGTTGCTGGCTTACCGCTGAGGAGAGGGATATAGtggacaagaagtacgGCTGGGAACATGGAGATGAGTGGACCGCTGGCCAATGTATATGGAGACTCCACGGGGTGTGGTCCCGGAAGGGTCCGCAGGGTTCATGTACTCTGCTGAAACCAAACTACTTTAGCGAGTTACCGGGCAACGGCAGCCACGGCACAGCGAAAGTGGACAAAGGGTACTTTATCAACCGGATCTTCATGGATCATTACAAACGGTTCCACTCTGCCTTCCGTGCTGTAGACAAGGACTCTCTGATCTTCTTGCAGCCGCCTGTGTTGGAAGAACCACCCCTCGCAAAGGGTTCCTCTGTGATCGACGACCGAACCGTGTACGCACTGCACTTCTACGACGGGTTCTCGCTGATGTTCAAGACATGGAATCAGCTGTACAACGTGGACACCGTGGGGATCGTCCGTGGGAAGTACTCGCTACCTGTAACAAGCCTTGTCTTTGGCGAGGAGAACATTCGGAAGTCCATCCGAAACCAATTGCAGACCATGCGGGACGAAGTGGCCGCGAACGTCGGTGCGAACGTTGGTGTGCTGTTCAGCGAGATTGGGATGCCCTTTGACATGAACGCGAAGAAGTCGTACCGTGCTGGCGGGAACTACTCAGCACAGACGAGGGCGCTGGACGCGATCATGTACGCTCTTGAAGGCACCAACTTGTCCTTCAGTCTGTGGTGCTACTGCCACCGTAACAACCACGAATGGGGGGACGAGTGGAATAACGAGGACTTCTCGATCTGGTCCCCGGATGACGTGTCCCGAGAGGACACTGGCCCCAAGGTGGAGTATCGCGGCGAGAGCAAGTTCATTCGTGTTATCGAGGATGCGGAACCAGATGTCGAGTCGGACGCACCACTGCTGAGGTCATACTGCCCCGTCACCGCCTTGGACCACGCGGGGATCAGGGCTGTTGGGGCGCTGCTGAGACCGTTCCCTCTGCGGGTGCAAGGTTCCCTTGAGTACGCGGAGTTTAAATGGGTTGGCAGTTTGCCGCAGTATGGGTTGCGTGTGCATGGGGCCGGTGGCCGGGACAACCACACCAGTTACATATTCCTGCCGCAGTACCACTTCCCATTGGGTGGAGTGAGCATCCGTGCTTCGTCTGGTAGGTTCGAATACTATCGTGAGCGGCAGGTCTTGAAGTGGTGCGACCACGGGTCTGGGTCGCAGTACCTCGAGGTGGTGTGTCGAACTGGCGGCAGCGATGCGCGTGATGCGGCTGGTTGTCAGGTTATGTAA
- the RBG2 gene encoding Rbg2p (similar to Saccharomyces cerevisiae RBG2 (YGR173W); ancestral locus Anc_5.178), whose product MGIVEKIKDIEEEMARTQKNKATERHLGLLKGKLARYRQQLLADDGPGGGGGGPGSGFEVAKSGDARVVLIGYPSVGKSSLLGKITSTRSEVAQYSFTTLTSVPGVLKYGGAEIQVVDLPGIIYGAAQGKGRGRQVVSTARTADLVLMVLDATKSEHQRQSLEHELESMGIRLNKTRPDIFFKRRETGGVKVTFANGQQSGSAPAGSLDEDTVRAILRDYRVHNAEVLVRDEHATVDDFIDIVNEPYCQYMPCLYVYNKIDAVSLEEVSKLAREPNTTVMSCELDLGIQDVVEEIWYQLNLSRVYTKKRGAHPKFDDPLVVRSGATVADLCQQVHRDFRDKFKYALVWGSSAKHSPQKCGLQHRIDDEDVVTLFTK is encoded by the coding sequence ATGGGTATTGTCGAGAAGATCAAGGATATCGAGGAGGAGATGGCCCGGACGCAGAAGAACAAGGCGACGGAACGGCATCTCGGGCTGCTGAAGGGGAAATTGGCGCGGTACAGACAGCAATTGCTTGCCGATGACGGTCCCGGCggtggtggcggtggtCCTGGGTCTGGGTTTGAGGTCGCAAAGTCAGGGGACGCACGGGTCGTTTTGATCGGGTACCCGTCCGTCGGGAAGTCGTCTTTGCTCGGGAAGATCACGTCGACGCGGTCAGAGGTCGCCCAGTACTCCTTCACGACGCTGACGAGTGTCCCCGGTGTGCTGAAGTACGGTGGTGCAGAGATCCAGGTGGTGGACTTGCCCGGGATCATCTACGGTGCCGCACAGGGGAAGGGCCGTGGGAGACAGGTTGTCTCGACTGCACGGACCGCTGACCTTGTGCTGATGGTGCTCGACGCAACCAAGAGCGAGCACCAACGGCAATCCCTCGAACACGAGCTCGAGTCAATGGGGATCCGGCTCAACAAGACACGTCCAgacatcttcttcaagcGGCGTGAGACCGGTGGTGTGAAGGTTACGTTTGCGAACGGGCAGCAGTCTGGATCTGCCCCAGCTGGGTCCCTCGATGAGGACACTGTCCGTGCAATTCTCAGGGACTACCGTGTGCACAACGCTGAGGTTCTAGTACGTGACGAGCACGCTACAGTGGACGACTTCATCGATATCGTGAACGAACCGTACTGCCAATACATGCCCTGCCTGTACGTGTACAACAAGATCGATGCCGTGTCCCTCGAAGAGGTCTCGAAGCTGGCAAGGGAACCCAACACCACAGTGATGTCCTGTGAGTTGGACCTGGGGATCCAGGACGTCGTCGAGGAGATCTGGTACCAGTTGAACCTGTCCCGAGTCTACACAAAGAAGCGTGGCGCACACCCGAAGTTCGACGACCCTCTAGTCGTGCGCAGCGGTGCCACCGTGGCGGATCTTTGCCAGCAGGTGCACCGCGACTTCAGGgacaagttcaagtacgCCCTCGTCTGGGGGTCCTCCGCGAAGCACTCGCCGCAGAAGTGCGGTCTCCAGCACCGtatcgacgacgaggacgtcGTCACTTTGTTCACGAAGTAG
- the YIP1 gene encoding transporter YIP1 (similar to Saccharomyces cerevisiae YIP1 (YGR172C); ancestral locus Anc_5.177), whose amino-acid sequence MSFYDHSRAGAAGFAFPQGAMDHRSGGMGGGVGFGNMSQGSGGPGGVAGVAPDPLPSGFFNALSTRGYAHEPPLLEEVGIHPQHIWQKTRIVMVPLGAAATTSTASEEVLTDCDLAGPLLFFLTFGLCLLLAGRVHFGYVYGVALFGTVSLHNLAKLMGSASNGNSLQLFNTASVLGYCFLPLCFLTAAGIFTSLNNTVGYTLGCLAVLWATWSASAFLNALLQLQGARLLIAYPLLIFYSVFALMAIFV is encoded by the coding sequence ATGTCATTCTACGACCACAGCAGGGCTGGTGCAGCTGGGTTTGCCTTCCCACAGGGTGCAATGGACCACAGGTCCGGTGGCATGGGCGGCGGGGTTGGTTTCGGGAACATGTCACAAGGCAGTGGCGGGCCCGGTGGTGTTGCCGGTGTCGCACCGGACCCACTGCCCTCCGGGTTCTTCAACGCTCTGTCGACGAGAGGGTACGCTCACGAGCCACCGTTGCTCGAAGAAGTAGGGATCCACCCGCAACATATCTGGCAGAAGACAAGGATCGTGATGGTTCCCCTGGGCGCGGCAGCGACCACAAGCACCGCGTCAGAGGAAGTGCTCACGGACTGTGACCTCGCGGGGCCCctgttgttcttcctcaCGTTTGGGCTGTGTCTGTTGCTCGCCGGGAGAGTCCATTTCGGTTACGTCTACGGTGTGGCGCTCTTTGGCACAGTCTCCCTCCACAACCTTGCGAAACTCATGGGGTCAGCGTCCAACGGGAACTCCctgcaactgttcaacacgGCCTCGGTGCTAGGGTACTGCTTCCTGCCCCTCTGCTTCCTCACAGCAGCGGGGATCTtcacctctttgaacaacaCAGTAGGGTACACCTTGGGTTGCCTCGCGGTCCTCTGGGCCACTTGGTCAGCGTCCGCGTTCCTCAACGCACTGTTGCAACTACAGGGTGCAAGACTGCTCATCGCATACCCGCTGCTCATCTTCTACAGCGTCTTCGCCCTCATGGCCATCTTCGTATAG
- the MSM1 gene encoding methionine--tRNA ligase MSM1 (similar to Saccharomyces cerevisiae MSM1 (YGR171C); ancestral locus Anc_5.176): MRLTHVTTPIFYPNARPHLGHLYSSLLADVHCRWTNLVRPQPMATADPAEKFTTGTDEHGLKIQQASEAQGAGGTPRQFVDRLHREFVRLDSLYSIRYSKFIRTTDPLHMDNVRELWNKCAAKGFIYRGQHSGWYSVSDETFYPESKVVPNEQGTGYINTETNNAVVHHSETNYFFKLSSFRDRLIGLLSQRDPPFVEPEAKREQLLSELLATDPLPDLSVSRPSSRLSWAIRVPGDDSQSVYVWFDALANYISALGPLGTATSGPYWPNTTHILGKDIIKFHAWYWPAFLMAAGEPLPRRLVVHGHWISEGVKMSKSLGNVVDPVTIARKYGTDIVRWYLLENSQIESDNDFNGDAVAKLRELFVDKWGNLINRCSSRKFNIQRARTVFGGHPTAGAFLQEWDEVWRGQFTDQAAQLLVKLQQLTQTIDGRIDSFQYSGILRDAWTVINDANRIVQDTEPWRVDRERQDAVVFLAMEVARILSILLQPFIPRLSGKLLDRLDVSAANRTLEFTQLGTDHTYGTHANDQGRSVPIQREVSEDEYTPDQ; the protein is encoded by the coding sequence ATGCGCCTCACGCACGTTACCACCCCGATCTTCTACCCTAACGCAAGGCCGCACCTGGGCCACCTGTACTCCTCGCTGCTCGCCGATGTCCACTGTCGGTGGACCAACCTTGTGAGGCCGCAACCCATGGCCACTGCAGACCCAGCAGAGAAGTTCACGACAGGGACAGACGAGCACGGGCTCAAGATCCAGCAGGCGAGCGAGGCACAGGGTGCGGGGGGCACACCGCGACAGTTCGTCGACAGGTTGCACCGCGAGTTCGTCCGGCTCGACAGCCTCTACAGCATCCGCTACTCGAAGTTCATACGTACCACGGACCCACTACACATGGATAACGTCAGAGAGTTATGGAACAAGTGTGCTGCGAAAGGGTTCATCTACAGGGGCCAGCACAGCGGGTGGTACTCCGTCTCGGACGAGACCTTCTACCCGGAGTCCAAAGTGGTCCCCAACGAGCAAGGGACGGGCTACATCAACACGGAGACGAACAACGCGGTCGTCCACCACTCGGAGACTAactacttcttcaagttgtctAGCTTCAGAGACAGGCTTATTGGGTTGCTCAGCCAGCGGGACCCGCCCTTCGTCGAACCAGAGGCCAAGAGGGAGCAATTGCTCTCAGAACTGCTGGCGACAGACCCACTTCCGGACCTCTCCGTCTCAAGACCTTCGTCAAGACTGTCATGGGCGATCCGCGTGCCAGGAGACGACTCGCAGAGCGTGTACGTCTGGTTTGACGCACTTGCTAACTACATATCTGCTCTGGGACCCCTGGGGACCGCTACCAGTGGACCCTACTGGCCCAACACGACACATATCCTCGGGAAGGATATCATAAAGTTCCACGCGTGGTACTGGCCCGCGTTCCTCATGGCCGCGGGGGAACCATTGCCCCGAAGACTCGTCGTCCACGGTCACTGGATCTCAGAGGGGGTCAAAATGTCCAAGTCCCTCGGGAACGTCGTCGACCCGGTTACCATAGCGCGCAAGTACGGGACAGACATCGTCAGGTGGTACTTGCTCGAGAACTCACAGATCGAGTCGGATAACGACTTCAACGGCGACGCGGTTGCCAAACTCAGGGAACTCTTCGTTGACAAGTGGGGGAACCTGATTAACAGGTGCTCCTCGCGCAAGTTCAATATCCAGAGGGCAAGGACAGTCTTCGGGGGGCACCCCACTGCGGGGGCGTTCCTCCAAGAGTGGGACGAAGTGTGGCGGGGACAATTCACGGACCAAGCAGCACAACTGCTCGTCAAACTGCAGCAATTGACGCAGACTATCGACGGGAGAATTGACTCCTTCCAGTACAGCGGCATCCTAAGGGACGCCTGGACCGTCATCAACGACGCAAACAGGATCGTGCAGGACACAGAACCTTGGAGGGTCGATCGCGAGAGACAGGACGCGGTCGTGTTCCTCGCCATGGAGGTTGCCAGGATCCTCAGTATCCTGCTACAACCGTTCATTCCAAGACTATCGGGCAAACTTCTCGACAGACTGGACGTCTCCGCAGCGAACAGAACTTTGGAGTTCACACAGCTAGGTACGGACCACACCTACGGAACACACGCGAATGACCAGGGCAGATCAGTACCCATCCAGAGAGAAGTCTCAGAGGACGAGTACACTCCAGATCAATAA
- the KNAG0E03630 gene encoding uncharacterized protein (Ty like retrotransposon), with translation MGDVATVYVSGLPRLRAGRSTATLKRDLYLCLSEYGEVLQLQVRVPTRDSPHVFATMRTAEQAHTVCHLLSGEPFRGGTLQLELAHETTKSIN, from the coding sequence ATGGGAGACGTGGCGACCGTGTACGTATCGGGGCTGCCCCGGCTGCGGGCGGGCCGGTCGACAGCAACGCTCAAGCGGGACCTGTACCTGTGTCTGTCCGAGTACGGCGAGGTTCTGCAACTGCAAGTGCGAGTACCGACGAGGGATTCCCCCCATGTGTTCGCGACGATGCGTACTGCAGAACAAGCACACACCGTGTGCCACTTGCTCTCGGGGGAGCCCTTCAGAGGTGGGACGCTCCAGTTGGAACTGGCCCACGAGACCACCAAGAGCATCAATTGA
- the PRI1 gene encoding DNA primase subunit PRI1 (similar to Saccharomyces cerevisiae PRI1 (YIR008C); ancestral locus Anc_7.171) yields the protein MVSKWCRARPQEMAPSSSDLEFYYSRAYPFAPVFRWLNGGPEDQPTQNVTHRELAMAFRSGAYKRYVSVNTLAEFAETVRRLNPDRFEVGAVYSRPPKERDSLLKSELVALRKELVFDIDMDDYDSYRTCCQGARVCTRCWRFIQLAIEVIGTALREDFGFSTFVWVFSGRRGAHCWVSDPRAMAMTDQQRRNTLEYLNVVRDRTAAKRLNLVRPYHPLLARSLELLKPHFANLLLEDQDPWRDDTRARATLLTALHDKSLAETLSKQWTEQPGRSSSEKWRDIDTAAASIKFPSTARRQDFHAKLHECKEDIVMATLYPKLDVEVTKLTSHLLKAPFCVHPATGNICVPILDPLTFTPDSAPKLITIQQEWEKDHRARNSLDPFVDAFSKYADDLALADKKRPRSQEEQQ from the coding sequence ATGGTTAGTAAATGGTGTAGAGCACGCCCCCAAGAGATGGCCCCCAGCTCGTCAGACCTCGAGTTCTACTACAGCAGGGCGTACCCGTTTGCCCCGGTGTTCCGGTGGCTCAATGGCGGTCCCGAAGACCAGCCAACGCAAAACGTGACGCACCGGGAGTTGGCGATGGCCTTCCGGTCCGGGGCGTACAAGCGGTACGTGTCCGTGAACACGCTAGCAGAGTTTGCAGAGACGGTGCGGCGTCTGAACCCTGACCGGTTTGAAGTTGGTGCAGTTTACTCGCGCCCCCCCAAGGAGCGGGACAGTTTACTCAAGAGTGAACTTGTGGCCCTGCGGAAGGAGCTCGTGTTCGATATCGATATGGACGACTACGATAGTTACAGAACCTGCTGTCAGGGTGCTCGTGTGTGTACCCGCTGCTGGAGGTTTATCCAGCTTGCGATTGAGGTCATTGGCACCGCGCTGCGCGAGGACTTCGGGTTTTCCACGTTCGTGTGGGTGTTCTCAGGGAGACGTGGGGCTCATTGTTGGGTCTCTGACCCACGAGCCATGGCCATGACGGACCAGCAACGTCGCAACACGCTGGAGTATTTGAATGTCGTCAGAGACAGGACCGCGGCGAAACGGCTTAACTTGGTAAGGCCGTACCACCCGTTGCTTGCACGGTCCCTTGAACTGTTGAAACCGCACTTCGCAAATCTCTTGCTCGAGGATCAGGACCCCTGGCGCGATGATACGCGTGCGAGGGCTACTTTGCTCACGGCGCTCCATGACAAGTCACTCGCGGAGACGTTATCCAAACAGTGGACTGAACAACCGGGGAGATCCTCCTCCGAGAAATGGCGGGATATAGACACTGCAGCTGCATCGATTAAGTTCCCCTCCACGGCTCGTAGACAGGACTTCCACGCGAAACTTCACGAGTGCAAGGAGGATATCGTCATGGCCACTTTGTACCCAAAACTGGACGTCGAAGTAACCAAATTGACTAGCCATTTACTGAAGGCCCCATTCTGTGTGCACCCGGCAACAGGGAACATCTGTGTGCCCATTTTGGACCCGCTCACGTTCACTCCCGACTCAGCACCGAAACTTATTACGATCCAGCAGGAATGGGAGAAGGACCACAGGGCTCGCAACTCGTTGGATCCGTTCGTGGACGCATTCAGCAAGTACGCAGACGATTTAGCCCTTGCAGATAAGAAGAGGCCACGCTCACAGGAGGAGCAGCAGTAA